From a region of the Impatiens glandulifera chromosome 4, dImpGla2.1, whole genome shotgun sequence genome:
- the LOC124934061 gene encoding cytochrome P450 97B2, chloroplastic, with amino-acid sequence MAASDLSCLRAPTLSINGSRFLFSPSHSISMRPSNFRFSGPSIRCQSTDTDKPKTKRNILDNASNILTNFLSGGNLGSMPGAEGAVSDLFGRPLFFALYDWFLEHGSVYKLAFGPKAFVVVSDPIVARHILRENAFSYDKGVLADILEPIMGKGLIPADLETWKQRRRVIAPGFHALYLEAMAKVFTDCSEKTITKFEKLLEEKSHTSIELDLEAEFSSLALDIIGLGVFNYEFGSVTKESPVIKAVYGTLFEAEHRSTFYIPYWKLPLARWIVPRQRKFRSDLKVINDCLDTLIRNAKETREEADVEKLQQRDYANLKDASLLRFLVDMRGSDVDDRQLRDDLMTMLIAGHETTAAVLTWAVFLLAQNPSKMKKAQAEIDSVLNQERPTMESLKKLEYIRLIVVETLRLFPQPPLLIRRSLKSDRLPGGHKGDKDGYPIPKGTDIFISVYNLHRSPYFWDKPNEFEPERFLVQKKSEGIEGWAGFDPSRSLGALYPNEIISDFAFLPFGGGARKCVGDQFALMESTIALAMLLQKFDVELKGSPDSVELVTGATIHTKTGLWCKLKKRSEFHALAHN; translated from the exons ATGGCCGCTTCCGATTTGAGCTGTTTACGAGCTCCAACTTTATCTATCAACGGAAGTCGATTCCTATTCTCACCGTCTCATTCTATTTCAATGCGTCCTTCCAATTTTAGGTTCAGTGGACCGTCTATCAG ATGTCAATCAACTGATACTGATAAACCGAAAACTAAAAGGAATATTCTTGACAATGCAAGCAACATCTTAACGAATTTTTTAAGTGGAGGAAATCTTGGATCTATGCCTGGTGCTGAAGGTGCAGTTTCTGATCTATTTGGCCGACCTCTTTTCTTCGCACTGTATGATTGGTTCTTGGAG CACGGCTCTGTATACAAACTTGCTTTTGGACCAAAAGCATTTGTGGTTGTGTCTGATCCTATTGTTGCAAGGCATATTCTTCGCGAAAATGCATTTTCTTATGATAAG GGAGTTCTGGCTGATATTTTGGAACCAATAATGGGGAAAGGACTCATACCTGCTGATCTTGAAACTTGGAAGCAAAGGAGACGAG TTATCGCTCCTGGATTTCATGCATTGTACTTGGAAGCTATGGCTAAGGTGTTTACTGATTGTTCTGAAAAAACGATAACTAAATTTGAGAAGCTTCTAGAGGAAAAGAGTCATACATCAATTGAACTGGATCTTGAAGCAGAATTCTCTAGTCTGGCACTTGATATTATTGGTCTGGGTGTTTTCAACTATGAATTTGGTTCAGTTACAAAGGAATCCCCTGTTATTAAG GCAGTTTATGGAACTCTATTTGAAGCTGAGCATAGATCAACCTTCTATATTCCATACTGGAAACTTCCTCTGGCAAGATGGATAGTCCCAAGACAGAGGAAGTTCCGAAGTGATCTTAAAGTTATAAATGACTGTCTCGATACCCTCATCAGAAATGCAAAAGAAACCAGAGAG GAAGCCGATGTGGAGAAATTGCAGCAAAGAGACTACGCGAATCTTAAG GATGCAAGTCTTCTTCGTTTTCTAGTTGACATGAGAGGTTCTGATGTTGATGACCGTCAG CTACGGGATGACTTGATGACAATGCTCATTGCTGGCCATGAAACTACAGCAGCTGTCCTTACTTGGGCCGTTTTCCTCCTTGCACAG AACCCTTCAAAGATGAAGAAAGCTCAAGCGGAAATTGATTCAGTGTTAAACCAAGAAAGACCAACAATGGAATCACTGAAGAAACTAGA GTACATCAGACTAATTGTTGTGGAGACATTACGTTTGTTTCCCCAGCCACCGTTGTTGATTCGTCGTTCTCTCAAGTCGGATCGATTACCAG GAGGACACAAAGGTGACAAAGATGGATATCCGATTCCAAAAGGAACAGATATCTTTATCTCT GTTTACAACCTCCATAGATCTCCATACTTCTGGGATAAACCTAATGAATTCGAACCGGAGAGGTTTCTAGTACAAAAGAAGAGCGAAGGAATTGAAGGGTGGGCCGGTTTTGACCCATCTCGAAGCCTTGGAGCATTATATCCAAATGAG ATAATATCGGATTTCGCATTCTTGCCTTTCGGCGGAGGAGCGAGGAAATGTGTTGGCGATCAATTTGCGCTGATGGAATCGACTATAGCATTGGCGATGCTGTTACAGAAGTTTGATGTTGAGCTAAAGGGTTCTCCTGATTCAGTGGAGCTTGTAACTGGAGCAACAATTCATACCAAGACTGGATTATGGTGCAAGTTGAAGAAAAGATCTGAATTTCATGCTCTAGCACATAACTAG